One genomic region from Robbsia betulipollinis encodes:
- a CDS encoding L-serine ammonia-lyase, with translation MAVSVFDLFKIGIGPSSSHTVGPMRAALLFVEALARAGRLEQVASVKVGLYGSLGATGRGHGTDRGVMLGLMGEAPDTIDATSIDARLLTVTQTCRLALLGRHTIDFKPRDQIGFYRQALPAHPNALTLSARDAAGAIVRETTYLSVGGGFVVPLAAGGAAEARGGADEAETAGADVAGADAAEAGATSGVTAPGTGGLLKLPLPPAPAAPFPFRSGAQMLDMARTSGLSIAQMMWANEQVARTDARIHEELARIWQVMQECVVQGCTASAPAARHAVDDGQPMAVPGLTLPGPLHVRRRAPELYRNLSARSASGQVDPLSSIDWLNLFAIAVNEQNAAGGRVVTAPTNGAAGIIPAVLHYYTRFVPDANPAGVETFLLSAAAIGLLYKLNASISGAEVGCQGEVGVACSMAAAGLTAVMGGTPEQVEYAAEIGMEHNLGLTCDPVGGRVQIPCIERNAMGAVKALNASRMALQSDGDHYVSLDSVIKTMRETGADMKTKYKETSRGGLAVNITEC, from the coding sequence ATGGCAGTCAGCGTCTTTGATCTTTTCAAGATCGGTATCGGACCGTCGAGTTCGCACACCGTCGGACCGATGCGGGCGGCCTTGCTGTTCGTCGAAGCGCTGGCACGCGCGGGACGGCTCGAGCAGGTGGCGTCGGTCAAGGTCGGCCTGTACGGGTCCCTGGGGGCGACCGGGCGCGGCCACGGCACGGACCGTGGCGTGATGCTGGGGTTGATGGGCGAGGCTCCGGATACGATCGACGCCACGTCGATCGACGCGCGCCTGCTGACCGTGACGCAAACCTGCCGGCTGGCGTTGCTTGGGCGTCACACGATCGATTTCAAGCCCCGCGACCAGATCGGCTTCTACCGGCAGGCACTCCCGGCGCATCCCAATGCACTGACACTGAGCGCCCGCGACGCGGCGGGCGCCATCGTGCGCGAGACGACGTATCTGTCGGTGGGGGGCGGGTTCGTGGTGCCGCTCGCGGCCGGCGGGGCTGCCGAGGCCCGTGGTGGTGCCGATGAGGCGGAAACTGCCGGGGCCGATGTCGCCGGTGCAGACGCCGCCGAGGCCGGTGCCACCTCTGGCGTCACGGCACCCGGCACCGGCGGCCTGCTCAAGCTCCCGCTCCCGCCGGCGCCCGCGGCGCCCTTCCCGTTCCGCTCCGGCGCGCAGATGCTCGACATGGCGCGGACATCGGGCCTGTCGATCGCGCAGATGATGTGGGCCAATGAACAAGTGGCACGCACCGATGCCCGAATCCACGAAGAACTCGCGCGGATCTGGCAGGTGATGCAGGAATGCGTCGTGCAGGGGTGCACGGCGAGCGCGCCAGCCGCGCGGCATGCCGTCGACGACGGCCAGCCGATGGCGGTGCCGGGACTGACGCTCCCGGGCCCGTTGCACGTGCGTCGGCGGGCACCCGAACTCTATCGGAACCTCAGCGCACGCAGCGCATCGGGCCAGGTCGATCCGCTGTCGAGCATCGACTGGCTCAATCTGTTCGCGATCGCCGTCAACGAGCAGAACGCGGCGGGCGGGCGGGTCGTCACCGCGCCGACCAACGGCGCGGCCGGCATCATCCCGGCGGTGCTGCACTACTACACGCGTTTCGTGCCGGACGCGAATCCGGCGGGCGTCGAGACCTTTCTGCTGAGCGCGGCGGCGATCGGTCTGCTGTACAAGCTGAACGCGTCGATCTCGGGCGCCGAGGTGGGATGTCAGGGAGAGGTGGGCGTCGCCTGCTCGATGGCCGCCGCGGGGCTCACGGCGGTGATGGGCGGCACGCCGGAACAGGTCGAGTATGCGGCGGAAATCGGCATGGAGCACAACCTGGGGCTGACGTGCGACCCGGTGGGCGGGCGCGTCCAGATTCCCTGCATCGAGCGCAATGCGATGGGCGCGGTCAAGGCGCTCAATGCGTCGCGCATGGCGTTGCAAAGCGACGGCGATCACTATGTTTCGCTGGATTCGGTGATCAAGACGATGCGCGAGACCGGCGCCGACATGAAAACCAAATACAAGGAAACGTCACGCGGTGGCCTCGCGGTCAACATCACCGAATGCTGA
- a CDS encoding cupin domain-containing protein: MPKLVRRRASPTSAVITLLFAAGITASLGAQAQGTGTSTSTGARIIDLQAMTDAEVGPIQPNHGTLRSKTLLKTPNGTIAVQAGDSPKHYHAETDEIQYVISGTGKFWLGDTMRDVHPGDVIIIPKGTNHAGSHASEGNFKVLSIKLPPQAEDDFHRVP, translated from the coding sequence ATGCCTAAGCTGGTCCGTCGCCGCGCTTCGCCGACAAGCGCCGTCATCACCCTGCTGTTCGCGGCCGGCATCACCGCATCACTGGGCGCACAGGCGCAAGGCACCGGCACTAGCACTAGCACCGGCGCGCGCATCATCGACTTGCAGGCCATGACCGACGCCGAAGTCGGCCCGATCCAGCCGAATCACGGTACCTTGCGCTCGAAGACGCTGTTGAAGACGCCCAATGGCACGATCGCCGTACAGGCCGGTGATTCGCCGAAGCACTATCACGCCGAGACCGACGAAATCCAGTACGTCATTTCGGGAACCGGCAAGTTCTGGCTGGGCGATACGATGCGCGACGTGCATCCCGGCGACGTGATCATCATCCCCAAGGGCACGAATCACGCCGGCTCGCACGCCAGCGAAGGCAATTTCAAGGTGCTGTCGATCAAGCTGCCGCCGCAGGCGGAGGACGACTTCCATCGCGTGCCGTAA
- the trpS gene encoding tryptophan--tRNA ligase produces MNSPANTTELPVILTGDRPTGPLHLGHFIGSLRNRVSYQQTARQFVMLADAQALTDNMDDVAKVHRNVIEVALDYLAVGIDPAQSTIFIQSQVPELTELTFYYLNLVTVARLERNPTVKEEIRLRGFERDIPAGFLTYPASQAADITAFKARLVPVGEDQIPMIEQTNEIVRRFNRIAGRPVLVEAEARVPEIGRLPGVDGKAKMSKSLGNTINLGATPDEIRSQVKRVYTDPLHLRVADPGHLEGNVAFLYLDAFDTDKAALEEMKAHYVRGGLADSLVKARLETVLQALLAPIRERRQHYEQDRAQVLQMLREGTEKAREVAARTTDDVRAALGLKYF; encoded by the coding sequence ATGAATTCCCCAGCCAACACGACAGAACTGCCGGTGATCCTGACCGGCGACCGCCCCACCGGCCCGCTGCACCTCGGCCACTTCATCGGCAGTCTGCGCAACCGCGTCAGCTATCAGCAAACCGCCAGGCAGTTCGTCATGCTCGCCGACGCGCAGGCACTGACCGACAATATGGACGATGTCGCGAAGGTGCATCGCAACGTCATCGAGGTCGCGCTCGACTACCTGGCCGTGGGTATCGATCCCGCGCAGTCGACGATCTTCATCCAGTCGCAGGTTCCCGAGCTGACCGAGCTGACGTTCTACTACCTGAACCTCGTGACGGTGGCGCGCCTCGAGCGCAACCCCACGGTCAAGGAAGAGATCCGTCTGCGTGGTTTCGAACGCGATATCCCGGCGGGCTTCCTGACCTACCCGGCGAGCCAGGCGGCGGACATCACCGCGTTCAAGGCCAGGCTGGTGCCGGTCGGCGAGGATCAGATCCCGATGATCGAGCAGACCAACGAAATCGTGCGGCGCTTCAACCGCATCGCCGGGCGTCCCGTGCTGGTGGAGGCGGAAGCGCGCGTGCCCGAGATCGGCCGGCTGCCGGGCGTCGACGGCAAGGCGAAGATGAGCAAATCGCTGGGCAACACGATCAATCTGGGCGCGACGCCCGACGAGATCCGCAGCCAGGTCAAGCGCGTTTATACCGACCCGCTGCATCTGCGCGTGGCCGATCCGGGCCATCTGGAAGGCAATGTCGCGTTCCTGTATCTCGACGCCTTCGACACCGACAAAGCCGCGTTGGAAGAGATGAAGGCGCACTACGTGCGCGGCGGCCTGGCCGACAGCCTCGTCAAGGCACGTCTGGAAACCGTGCTGCAGGCGTTGCTCGCGCCCATTCGCGAGCGTCGCCAGCACTACGAGCAGGATCGCGCGCAGGTGCTGCAGATGCTGCGGGAAGGCACCGAGAAAGCGCGGGAAGTGGCCGCGCGCACCACCGACGACGTCAGGGCCGCGCTGGGACTCAAGTACTTCTGA
- a CDS encoding MBL fold metallo-hydrolase codes for MSRRGWRRAGGALGGLAVLGAVTAYGIGTGAFGFDGLGLSARPYRGPVSDHFDGRRFHDIPPAPRTSFFDVLRWQTERPADTWRDQPVAAHPALPERVDNGAQLLVTFVNHSTVLIQHRGLNILADPVWSEHAGPLGRFGPKRHTPPGIAFDALPPIDVIVLTHNHYDHFDVPTLARLAARRPQTMVVTGLGNGAPLRRAGFTNVHEMDWWQGMPLNAAVGVTAVPMRHWSERMPWNANATLWEGFVFTSPDGPVLVSGDTTGGSHFARIRQRFGRFRFAALPIGAYEPRWFMHLSHMAPDETVASALMLEAASTLGVHFGTFRLSDEAQFAPPRDFAEAVRQRGLDPANYRALRPGEQWDVPPLPG; via the coding sequence ATGAGCCGCCGCGGCTGGCGGCGCGCGGGCGGCGCGCTGGGCGGTCTCGCGGTGCTGGGCGCCGTCACTGCCTACGGCATCGGGACCGGCGCCTTCGGCTTCGACGGTCTGGGGCTGTCCGCCCGCCCCTATCGGGGGCCGGTGAGCGACCATTTCGACGGCCGGCGCTTTCACGACATCCCGCCGGCGCCACGCACCAGTTTCTTCGACGTGCTGCGCTGGCAGACCGAACGTCCGGCCGACACGTGGCGCGATCAGCCGGTAGCCGCGCACCCGGCGCTGCCCGAGCGGGTCGACAACGGCGCGCAATTGCTCGTCACCTTCGTCAATCATTCGACGGTCCTGATCCAGCACCGTGGCCTGAACATCCTCGCCGATCCGGTCTGGTCCGAGCACGCCGGCCCGCTGGGACGTTTCGGCCCGAAGCGGCACACGCCGCCGGGCATCGCCTTCGACGCCCTGCCACCGATCGACGTCATCGTCCTCACCCACAATCATTACGATCATTTCGATGTGCCGACGCTCGCGCGTCTCGCGGCGCGGCGGCCGCAGACGATGGTCGTCACCGGTCTGGGCAACGGCGCGCCGCTGCGTCGCGCGGGTTTCACCAACGTGCACGAAATGGACTGGTGGCAGGGCATGCCGCTCAACGCCGCGGTCGGCGTCACCGCCGTGCCGATGCGCCACTGGTCCGAACGCATGCCCTGGAACGCCAACGCCACGCTATGGGAAGGCTTCGTGTTCACGTCGCCGGACGGCCCGGTGCTGGTCTCGGGCGACACCACCGGCGGATCCCATTTCGCCCGGATCCGCCAGCGGTTCGGGCGGTTTCGCTTCGCCGCCCTGCCGATCGGGGCCTACGAGCCGCGCTGGTTCATGCACCTGAGTCATATGGCACCCGACGAGACCGTCGCGTCCGCGCTGATGCTGGAGGCCGCCTCGACCCTGGGCGTGCATTTCGGCACGTTCCGCCTGTCCGACGAGGCGCAGTTCGCGCCGCCACGCGATTTTGCCGAGGCGGTGCGGCAGCGCGGCCTGGATCCGGCGAACTACCGCGCGCTGCGGCCCGGCGAACAATGGGACGTGCCGCCGCTGCCGGGTTGA
- a CDS encoding IMPACT family protein, with amino-acid sequence MLTLSTPAHSELLIRKSRFIGCVEPMADRAAAQHRVAALRVAHPGAAHVCWALLAGGQSAAVDDGEPGGTAGRPMLDVLRHQQLDGVLATVVRYFGGIKLGAGGLVRAYTDAVAQALLGADKIPILRLRELACLVPYALEGMLRRQIERAGATLLHVEHGTLVTVRFTLVEDAAGAFIAGVNEAGQGRVGWLD; translated from the coding sequence TTGCTGACGCTTTCAACGCCGGCGCATAGCGAGCTGCTGATCCGCAAGAGCCGCTTCATCGGCTGCGTCGAGCCGATGGCGGATCGCGCGGCCGCGCAGCATCGCGTCGCGGCGTTGCGCGTCGCCCATCCCGGCGCGGCGCACGTCTGCTGGGCGCTGCTGGCCGGCGGCCAGTCCGCTGCGGTGGACGACGGCGAGCCCGGCGGCACCGCCGGGCGGCCGATGCTCGACGTGCTGCGCCACCAGCAGCTCGACGGCGTGCTCGCGACGGTCGTGCGGTATTTCGGCGGCATCAAGCTGGGTGCCGGCGGTCTCGTGCGCGCGTACACCGACGCGGTCGCCCAGGCCCTGCTCGGCGCCGACAAGATCCCCATCCTGCGTTTGCGCGAACTCGCGTGCCTGGTCCCCTATGCCCTGGAGGGCATGCTGCGCCGCCAGATCGAGCGTGCCGGCGCGACGCTGCTGCATGTCGAGCACGGCACGCTGGTCACCGTGCGTTTCACGCTCGTCGAAGACGCCGCCGGTGCCTTCATCGCCGGCGTCAACGAAGCGGGGCAGGGGCGGGTGGGCTGGCTGGACTGA
- a CDS encoding branched-chain amino acid ABC transporter substrate-binding protein: protein MDSSKKNTTERTTARLACAALIGAMSLGTAGAAYADDVRIGAASPLTGPQAHYGTDFTNGVILAVEDFNATKPVIGGKPVHIVLDAQDDQADPRTATAVAQKLVDSGIKGMLGHFNSGTSIPASRIYAQAGIPQVSMATAPEYTQQGFKTTFRMMTSDIQQGAVDGRFVVSDLKLKRIAIIDDRTAYGQGLADQFEKAAKAAGGTIVDREFTNDKAVDFRAILTKIKASAPQAIFYGGADAQAAPLSKQMHSLGIKATLVGGEMVKTPTFLKIAGEAGEGTVASLAGLPLADMPGGGAYVAKYKKRFGMDVETYSPYSYDGAMALFTAMKNADSTEPSKYLPFLAKIKMAGVTTPDLQYDAHGDLKNGGITMYQVKNGEWTVLKSLGGK, encoded by the coding sequence ATGGATAGCAGCAAGAAGAACACGACCGAGCGCACCACCGCGCGTCTGGCATGCGCGGCCCTGATCGGCGCGATGTCGCTGGGCACCGCGGGCGCGGCCTATGCCGACGACGTGCGCATCGGCGCGGCAAGTCCGCTGACCGGTCCGCAGGCGCATTACGGCACGGACTTCACCAACGGCGTCATCCTCGCCGTCGAGGACTTCAACGCGACGAAACCGGTGATCGGCGGCAAGCCGGTCCATATCGTGCTGGATGCCCAGGACGACCAGGCGGACCCGCGCACGGCCACGGCGGTCGCGCAGAAACTCGTCGACAGCGGCATCAAGGGCATGCTCGGGCACTTCAACTCGGGCACCTCGATCCCCGCCTCGCGCATCTATGCGCAGGCCGGCATTCCGCAGGTGTCGATGGCGACCGCGCCCGAGTACACGCAGCAGGGCTTCAAGACCACCTTCCGGATGATGACCTCGGACATCCAGCAAGGCGCGGTCGATGGCCGCTTCGTCGTGAGCGATCTGAAGCTCAAGCGAATCGCGATCATCGACGATCGCACCGCGTACGGTCAGGGCCTCGCGGATCAGTTCGAGAAGGCGGCGAAGGCCGCGGGCGGCACGATCGTCGATCGTGAATTCACGAACGACAAGGCCGTGGACTTCCGCGCGATCCTGACGAAGATCAAAGCCTCGGCGCCGCAGGCGATCTTCTACGGCGGCGCCGATGCGCAGGCGGCCCCGTTGTCCAAGCAGATGCATTCGCTGGGCATCAAGGCGACGCTGGTGGGCGGCGAGATGGTCAAGACGCCGACTTTCCTGAAGATCGCCGGCGAAGCGGGCGAGGGTACGGTCGCGTCGCTGGCGGGCTTGCCGCTGGCGGACATGCCGGGCGGTGGCGCCTATGTCGCGAAGTACAAAAAGCGTTTCGGTATGGATGTCGAAACGTATTCGCCGTATTCGTACGACGGCGCGATGGCACTGTTCACGGCGATGAAGAACGCCGATTCGACCGAGCCGAGCAAGTATCTGCCCTTCCTTGCGAAGATCAAGATGGCGGGCGTCACCACGCCGGATCTCCAATACGACGCGCATGGCGACTTGAAGAACGGCGGCATCACGATGTATCAGGTCAAGAACGGCGAGTGGACCGTTCTGAAGAGCCTCGGCGGCAAGTGA